A region of the Clupea harengus unplaced genomic scaffold, Ch_v2.0.2, whole genome shotgun sequence genome:
CAGCGTTTGTTTTAGTCTTTTTCCAACGTAATTTGTTGCTACTTTTTTTGCTGCCATTCCAAGCTTAATGGAAGCAATGGGTCATCTCCTGTTCCCTCCTCATTGGGACTTCCTGGTCTTTTCATTTATAAACTTCCCTCAATGCGCCCTCCTGAGATCTCAAATGTCACTTCTGTACCACCTGTTTTTGTCCCGTGTGCACTTTTTGCCAGCTCTTTTTCCTAACCACAGGCGTCAAACCCTCCAGGACCTCCTCCCGCATTTTCTTTAAACTCGTAAATACCTTGTGGCTTTATCGTATTTTTTATGCCCTTTTACTATTACCCCGGACTCCATAATGTCTCTAATCAACGCATCCTCGTGTTCTATTTCCTTCATCAAGTGTTTCCATTCCTCCTTTGAGATTCGCTGTTTTAGCGTTTGTGTTACGAAATCATTCAAGTTAAAAACTCTTTCATCTATTTTATCCCAAAATTCCTCGTAATCGTTGTCTATGCCGAAATTTCCCTTGATATTTGACAGACCACCCCAATCGTCCTTTGCATTCTTTTCACTAaattccttcatctctctctctgtgtcactgatcATGTCTGTCGAAAGACTGGGAATCTTTCGTATCTTCTTACTTGTTCTCTATCTTCCTCATCTAAATGACTATAATCTTTTCCTTCTATCATTTCATTATGGTCAAGACCCAGATTTTCTACTGATACTTTCGACATTTAACTTGCTGTCATTCTTTTCTCCCCCGCTTTTCTGACTGACGGTTCCCCCACCTGCCGCTTGTGGCGTTTCACTTCCAAGCTGGTCCCTCTTTTGCCAGACCTGATCCTCCCTCTATTCCTCCCAATTTACAGGATATTTCATGTACTACCGTACTCACATCATTCATCATTTGCCCAAACCTTTTTTCTAAACCGTGAGTCAACTCAATTCGCCCTGTATGGTCCCTTGTATTTCTACAGCAGCGCCTTGAACAACAGGTGACTGTGGATACAGTCTATTTACTGCAGGAAAAGATTCATTTGAGAATACATACGGTGGGGGCCTGAAGGCATTTCTGTCTTCATGTTCCCTTTTCTTACTTTGATCATTAACTTGTTCTGAACTTTGTTTCTGGCTCAGAGCCTTGTTTTTCGCTATTTTCATAAAGGCGCGCAACGTTAATAAttcctgttttctctttgtctcccgtACTTTACTTGTTTCTTTATGCTTATGGTCATATATTTTTCCTTCCATTTGCAGAATCCCAAGAGCCGTTTTTGGCCACGGGTCGCATCATTTTTTGTACGATCATCCATTTTTACAAATTTTTTCAATAATACTCGCCTCTGATGAGTACAATTTACTTATCTCCTCCAACGGTGTAATTTGTTCTGTGTCTACCAAAGCCATTTTTAAGTCCAGAAATTACCAcagaattatttgtattatattattccCTTCTACTCTCGGTTCTACTTGTGTATGCAGAAATTCACTTGTGGCTCAAATGCGCATAACAGCCCCTCCTTTACAACACACTCAGGCTTGTGGGCTTGGAATAGCCCCCACCCGTTGCCTTCCGcgtgtctccctttctctctctcgggaGCGACTCTCCCGTACTCACAATGATTGCCAAAGAAGTCAAAGTTGATCAGTTATTATGGTCAAATTACAATACTTTGAATGATGTTAATTACGATGTATTCAATATTTTACGCGTATGCATCCGCATATATATTTCACACCATTTCGTATTTCCTTTGTTAGTCACGAAATTACCTTTAAAGGGATATTCAATGACAGTTTTTCAAGTTAAATGTTTTACAGATCACAATTCTCACTTCTTCACAGAACTGTTAtttcctgaaaaacaaaacttaTTTAGCACATACATCAACCAATCATTCAACTTCACTTTTCTTCATACAATGACCAATATCAGTACTTACTGACATACCAAACATTTATCACAACTCAACAAGTTGTTTTTCCAAATCTTCCAATTGACAAGGAAGACCcctttctttacacacaattttCTACTCACCATTTACCACTTTCTTTAGTAAATTAATATATTAAAGGCCCTGCCTTTTTCCACGGCAACCCCTGATTGCCTAAATAATTTTATCAGATTATtttcacatgcaacacatgcaATTCACAATGTGCCTAATGAGTTATAAATAACTTTTTCCTAGACACACGGAAAAAAAACCttgttctttcctttttctcagGCCGTTCCTCGAGCACCTTAATAATCTTTTCAGATTATtttcacatgcaacacatgcaATTCACATGCAACACATAAAACGAACAGTTTTTCCTAATTACTTTCAGATTTTACACACTCAGTCTCATTCCAGGGTTTTTGTCTGAAGAATTTTGTCCAGGATAGGGTTTTCCAATTGACTCAATTTCCCCAGTCTGGCTAGCAAAAATTATTCTGCTTACCGTTTTAATTTAGGTGCCTTGGGTCAAGCGGTTCCCCCTCGGATCTTTTTCTGATCAGTTCCTTCGATAGGTCGCCAAATATGTcgtggctgatcattccatttctttttgttatcaatgtattttctgagactgattgtagagaaatctgatagtatttattgtaatcgttaatgtcacaataaggagACGTCCATGGTCAAGCTCGATCTCAGCGCATGTACTGGTTTCTTGGTACTATTTAAGCCTTGTTTTTGTGGGGCGTTGTCCCATATTAATTACCCTAATCATCTGTATTTGGGCTTGTATCGACTACCCCCAGGGGGTCTATTttctgaggccacctttgacctgacaactGTCTCTTCAGAGAGCCAGACTTCTTGTCTACTGTACACTTGGCACTTTTTGCTATTCTAAGAGTTCCTTACTGTAAGCATGTCCTTATCTGGCGCAAGTGTTCTtatctattcctgtactgtaccttgcgctgagaaccagtccattccatattcacattaacataaaaaatatcccacaattGCCTGCCTGGCTGTTACTTCTGTTTGGCTCAACAGACTGACATGTTGAAACTTTCTTAGTATCTTTGCCAAGAAATTTCTTATTTTtgccattttctgtttttaactgttttattcTTTCGATACTTTTTTGGCTCGTTTTTTACATCTTCCTGAGACAGGTTCCTTTTTACTTGGGGTTCTCCTCAATCCATTTTCAGACTTTGTAGAagcagttgttttacaagaccTCAGCGGGAGAACATTGTAGAGGTGCTGCTTCCTGCAGACCTGGGAAGTCCTACTTCCTGAGCAAGGGTGTGTTTCTCTGGGCAAATACCGCCATTAAAAGATAGAAAGACTGAGATAGAGGAAAGATAGAGGGTctgaatgctctctctcttagttCCAATGGTGGAAACATAGACCTGGTCAGGATGGTCTGCAGGGTTTTTATTTAGCCATTTTCTGGCATGGGAGTCTCCTATACAAAAAGACTCTgaggaaaagacaaaagaatTGCCCTTCTGATGAACTTGACACCAAGAATCAACATTTTCAGGCTGGTGGCGCCAGCTTATGTAAAGCTGTTAGTAATTATATACTTAGTATTTTTATGTGCCAGTATGTCAATGTCTTGTGTACAATATTTATTATCCATTGATTAAAACTATTGAAACTTTCAACGTTTTCAAATTCcttcaaaagaaaaataagGAAGTTCAGCAGGTCAAAAGGTTTGTAAAAAAATTGGTGTGACACTCACTCCATGCTGGATTTTCTTTTAATTAACAGATTCACCAGActtacaaagaaaaaaaagccactCGTAAAGGTGACCAACATCAATATGAATTACAGGTGATGGAACATGAAGGCTAAGGCTCTATGTAAACGAAAAGGAAGAAGCCAAGTATCACCAGAATCCCTGCATAAGCTGGATCAACTGTCAAGTCCAGCAAGTTTAAACTAAATATAttaaacaaaagaaacacaggAATTTAATTTCCATGTTGACATACTCCAACGCTCTGATTCTTATTTGACCCAACTGTGTGATGCATGGTTTACAGGCAACATTAATTTCAAGCCTAACAAACTTCAGTGTAAGTTGATTATTAAGCTATCGAGCCATATTCACGTCAGTATTGAGAGTAAACATGACTCAAATGTAAATAAATCCTAAACATATGTTGATTTGTATTCAATATAAATGTTGGTGCTTCAGGAAATCGCGCTGTTTGAAAATAACATATGGCTGATCTAGTAATTTCCTTCAGAACGTCAAGTTGTAGGACACTTGTAGTGAGAGGATATAAAtgtaacatataaataaataataagtgGGACTACACAAAATGTGACTTCTAGTAGTCAGTCTTCTCTACTTCGTCCTGGAAGAGATCATCAAAGTAGCTCTCTACCACCCGAAGCATCTGGTTGACAGCGCTGAGCAGCAGGATGTCTGTGAGTgggtccagctccagctcctgactGTAGTTCTTTACCGGGATCACAGCTGACATGGACACTCCCAGTTGGGCGGCAGCCTCACGCATCTACAAGAACACAGTCCCAAGCCAGATTACTATGTTTActatgaaatggaaaaaaagctAATGctatcaataaaaaaaaaaaatgaattgcgcaatttgctgtgattaatcaCGATAGATTGCTTTTTCTTCCCTCTATagactgaagcttgtaataatggatGTTTTAATGTAAAATCACAGAATTATTGCTGAATCAACACATGGACGTATATTTAAATGCAAATGCTattgtttaatagcatcttttCAACTTTGAACATAGATTCTCTTCTGTGAACTACAGATTGCCAATAAAACCATCTAGGTCATCAAAACTGATCATCAGCTTGACAGGcatatttgttttatgtgtAGCTAGAGTGACCAGGTGTCCCGCTTTATACGATGATTAAGCACAATGTTTGAGACGCTTTCCATTCATTGTAGTGAGATTATATTTTCAAGGGTCAAAAGTAGCGGTGGTGGTGATGGCAATGCCAATCGTTGTGGGCACATGTCCCCAGCGTAACTGATGCCAATCGTtgtggggacatgtccccagcgTAACTGATGCCAATCGTtgtggggacatgtccccagcgTAACTGATGCCAAGCCTtgtggggacatgtccccagcgTAACTGATGCCAACCGTtgtggggacatgtccccagcgTAACTGATGCCAATCGTtgtggggacatgtccccagcgTAACTGATGCCAAGCCTtgtggggacatgtccccagcgTAACTGATGCCAACCGTtgtggggacatgtccccagcgTAACTGATGCCAATCGTtgtggggacatgtccccaacGTAACTGATGCCAATCGTtgtggggacatgtccccaacGTAACTGATGCTAATAGTTGTAACTATGGCAGTTGAGAAGGCAATTCTTTGCGTTCTTTTCAAAGGCTCTTTGGATCCTGATCAAAATCAGTTTTAATACGTGTTtaattttttaaatctttttattCTTATCTTGCATTTGTTAAGGACTTCAGTTGGACCCATTGTGCACACTGTCTTTTAATACAGCTGGGTTGAGCTGCATGGTGATTTCTGCTTTGCTTAAGGACAATTGCTTTTGATGGGCCTGTACTGGCCAATGCATGTTGGATGACTATCAATAAAGAcatgttacatgttacatgtgTGCTCATCATGTCTTTCATAGAGTTAAAGCTGTAGCCTGTATCTTTTATGGCCtaactggtgtgctgtggaatcAACTAGAGGACAAAGTGTAGGGGTTTACAAGCCAAAAGGCAGATGTTTCTTATACAGTTAGATAGACATATCAAAGTTTAAGGTTACCTCTCAGAATTGGTAACATGTCCAACATTGTCCCTCACAAACGTACTACTCCCATATTTAGTCTGTTTGCATCGGGTCACCCTATGCGTAGCACGTAAAGtgtgaagggacttttattttgaaacgggAATTAAGATTAAGACGTGGAGAAacgggaaagagagatggacttTTGGGGAGGGAGATACATTGGAGGGAGCTAGCGACTAGGTAAGCTGGTCAGTAGTTAGAACATGGTGTGCATCTTGTTGAGTTAGATGTAAGTTTAAGTGCTCAATAAACTGGCAAGGCAGTGAATTCAACTAAGGTGTCCAAtggatgcccccagatatttGAACCATGACcagaaataacaacaaaaacccAGGCAGTTGTGTTAACTACTTTCGCAACACTAATAAATACCTAGATGTACATGTACTCCTGGTAGAAAGCTCGACTCGAGAGTTGAAAAATAATTACTTAAACAAAGGAAGCCAACTAAAAACTCCCTCATTTGGTTACATTTAACCAAGTAAGTCAACTAAAAACTTGCTAATTTGCAGTAATAATGGTACAGAGGaagtgactgtgaaataaacaaatacacaatgaCTCATATTGATAAAGGCTTGCACATATTCAGACTAAAAGGGTGTAGTAACTGAACAGAGGGGAAAAGATATATACTCCTCACCATTGTCTCAAGGTTTTTGCTGCAGTAAACATGTTTCAGGTCCTCTGCAACTAAAGGACAAGCCTCATCCACCTTGGTCATGAGCACAAGTTGGGGAATACCTGTGACACAGAGGacaaaataatctgcttttctctctcatacatataaTCTCTTATGTATGTACAATTCACATTTAATACAGCACATTTGGTAGTAATAATCATTAGGGATGACATGTTTTACACACTGACCCAGCTGGTTGGCTTTCCTGCGGAGAGCTGCAAATTTTTCTATCATTCTGTCTGGGAGGAGTTTGACTTTGGAGGCGTCAATCACAAAGGCCACACAGTGGATCTTGTCCTTCAGCGTCACAGATTTGCGGAAACCAGGAGTGTCTTCTTGCAAGGGCATTGATTGGTTGAACTGGAACAGTTATACAGCAGTCTCTTCAGCTCATATTATGAAGTAATGCGAGAGAAGGTATGGTCTATACCTATCATTGGCAGTTTAGTCCAAATTAgtccaaaaaaaaatctaaattccctctaaaaaaaatctattcagCAGAAAGCTATTCCATAACACCTGAAAAGTTCTACTTCCAGAATATTGTAAAATCAAAAGCAGTAAACCATACAATAAACCAGTGTTACCTGGTAGCGGTCTTGCACATTTCCCTTGAGGATGCTTGTGAAATCATCTATGTCCAGACCAGCATTTGCCCCTTCTTCCAGTCCCATGGTGTCACACAGAACAACTGGCAGGGGCTTTCCCTTGTAGCCTCCTCTGATAGAGTAGGTGCGGTACTGACAGATACAAAGACATTCCATCAGGTAAGCAGTACCTATGCCATGCAAGCGTCCCGTGACAAGGCTTTTATAACATGAAATTTAGCAGTTTCATTCAAATGTGGTTAATTCAGATGTGAATTGCGTGTCTTGTGTACTTTAATCATAAGTACCTGTGTGGTCAGACTGGTCCCTGCAGTGCCTGTGTTGGCCTGACTTGACACGTGTCCTTTgaagactgaacacacagagtTGAAGAAGCTTGACTTCCCAGCCCCCACCGGACCAACAAGCAGCACACTGACCTGGTTCACCGAGTTAATGACAGGCTTCCACTTTGCAATGGTGTCCATAAGgtcttttctcttcctaaaaACAATCATATTAACTATTCATCTTCTTTGCATTATTGCAGACAGCAGGTGCGTATAATCCCATCACAAAACTACATCGGCACATAAGGGCCATTGtaggtagaaaaaaaaatgacattgccATGGTGGGGGGGTCTTTGTCTATCTTATTTGTGCCACCAATCAGTAGTTATGAAGAGAGTATGAAAGTATGGGAAATATGTGGACACTGTCGTTCGGAGACATGCTAATGCAAAGTTGTTTTTCTCGTAAATTGATCTTGTCTTTAATATATTAAATTGTGAGGTTCATTCTTTAAATATTATCCCGACCCCCGGAATTGTTTTCACCTAGAGTGGCCCTAATATGCCGTTGTACAAAACACCAAGGACAGAGAAGGTAAATGTTCAGTGTGGCTTTTaagtttttaaaaagtaaaaatgaTATACTCAGGATTCCAAATGACAATCCTCCAAGGCTTTTCCAGGAGAGCACCACACTCTACGGGAACAAAGGGAAAAGATTCCACtttaaatacactttttttttaaatactgcaAACTTTGCACTAACAATATTTGacatattataataatataaacattATGTTGCTTAACATCCTACTCACCTTCAACTCTGTAGACTTCACATTCAGTCAACTGTAAATCATTTCCATGCATCTTTAATGGATCAAAGTTGAAAAAATTCCCAGGGTTACTGTAGACGGTGGCATCATGGTTGTAGAGGAAAATCAGAGATCCAAAATTTGGCCCAGTGTTTCCGTCAGTGAAGGAAGCCTGGCCAGTGACACTTTTGACACGATAAGGCTCAGGGTTCTGCTTCCTTCCATCAAGGCTGAACAAAAAAGCTTTTTCATCAACAACATTGGCCCCTGTTCGTGCATAGTCCTTACTAATGTATGCTCCAAATATGAATCCTGTATTGTTGTATGCAACTGTCAGGGTAGGACCTTGTTGGCTGCACTTATAGTAAAAATTATTGGAAGTATAGCCATGGACACTAGCTTTGTATATTAGATTGAGTCTGGCATGGCCAAACATAGAACTGATCTTCTTCTCTTGATTTCTGGTCAGTCTGGAAGTTACAACACTCATGATGGTTCTTGATGATGGCAATCTACAAAAACATTTGCGGAAAAGTTAAATTACTTAATAAAACTTTGCACTTGCAACACTATTGCAGAGAACACAAAATATTGCAACAATTATTGTAACAATGCAACAGTTTTAGTTAGTACAACAATACAATGTTTTCATTGTCAACCACCAAGCACCATGCCACCATACCCTCTAGGAAGCTTGTAGCCTACTCTAGGGAAGAAATATGAAATTCATGTTTCACGATAATTGCAAAAGTTGTAATCTAAATATT
Encoded here:
- the LOC122131229 gene encoding interferon-induced protein 44-like, with translation MSVVTSRLTRNQEKKISSMFGHARLNLIYKASVHGYTSNNFYYKCSQQGPTLTVAYNNTGFIFGAYISKDYARTGANVVDEKAFLFSLDGRKQNPEPYRVKSVTGQASFTDGNTGPNFGSLIFLYNHDATVYSNPGNFFNFDPLKMHGNDLQLTECEVYRVEECGALLEKPWRIVIWNPEKRKDLMDTIAKWKPVINSVNQVSVLLVGPVGAGKSSFFNSVCSVFKGHVSSQANTGTAGTSLTTQYRTYSIRGGYKGKPLPVVLCDTMGLEEGANAGLDIDDFTSILKGNVQDRYQFNQSMPLQEDTPGFRKSVTLKDKIHCVAFVIDASKVKLLPDRMIEKFAALRRKANQLGIPQLVLMTKVDEACPLVAEDLKHVYCSKNLETMMREAAAQLGVSMSAVIPVKNYSQELELDPLTDILLLSAVNQMLRVVESYFDDLFQDEVEKTDY